A window of the Bdellovibrionales bacterium genome harbors these coding sequences:
- a CDS encoding SufE family protein, whose translation MSIVADRQNQIIHDFQGLKDWEERYKKIIDMGKQLPEMPPELKTEENQVKGCQSQVWLHAQLTPHGEMILQGDSDAMIVKGLVALLLKVYSGANPNEILQTPPEFLRALGFEGNLSPSRANGLHSMLKQIRLYATAFAYVLNSQAKN comes from the coding sequence ATGTCCATAGTCGCTGATCGCCAAAATCAAATTATCCATGATTTCCAAGGTCTTAAAGACTGGGAAGAGCGCTATAAGAAAATCATCGATATGGGTAAGCAGCTGCCTGAAATGCCTCCGGAATTGAAAACCGAAGAGAACCAAGTGAAGGGTTGCCAGTCTCAGGTCTGGTTGCACGCGCAGCTCACTCCGCACGGAGAAATGATTCTTCAAGGCGACAGTGATGCGATGATCGTAAAAGGTTTGGTGGCGTTGCTCTTGAAAGTTTATTCGGGAGCAAATCCAAACGAGATTTTGCAAACACCTCCGGAATTTTTGCGCGCTCTTGGCTTCGAAGGTAATCTTTCTCCGAGTAGAGCAAACGGTTTGCACTCGATGCTCAAGCAAATTCGTCTCTATGCAACGGCCTTTGCTTACGTCTTGAATTCACAAGCTAAGAACTAA
- a CDS encoding trypsin-like peptidase domain-containing protein produces the protein MVKAILVVALCYFLSPIAIAKIQNKVIYGDDNRQEFFQVRRSDVREVADSTAAVVRNSSLTPKSDGTTDIKAESFQKMVGLCSTERFASEPSGAFCSAFLVGDDMIATAGHCIDTARCPQSSFVFTYRMSEQGQAPNNVSSSEIYRCQAVLEREQTGAQDYALVKLDRPVRGHRILTLAKDPVAVGDTVVTIGHPSGIPTKITDNGVVRSTKPEFFTANLDTYGGNSGSAVFDQNTLQVVGILVRGESDFVYDRVNKCSVSNRCPADGCRGEDVTNISYISEALKKH, from the coding sequence GTGGTCAAAGCAATTCTCGTAGTCGCCCTTTGTTATTTCCTGTCTCCAATCGCAATCGCTAAAATTCAAAATAAAGTTATTTATGGTGATGACAACCGCCAGGAGTTCTTCCAGGTTCGTCGTTCCGATGTGCGCGAAGTGGCTGACAGCACGGCGGCTGTCGTTCGTAATTCGAGCCTTACACCAAAAAGCGACGGGACGACAGACATTAAAGCGGAATCTTTTCAAAAGATGGTCGGTCTCTGCAGTACAGAGCGTTTTGCCTCTGAACCTTCGGGGGCCTTCTGTTCGGCTTTCCTTGTCGGCGATGATATGATTGCAACTGCCGGTCACTGTATTGATACGGCTCGCTGCCCACAAAGCAGTTTTGTATTTACTTATAGAATGTCTGAACAAGGCCAAGCTCCAAACAACGTGAGCAGCTCTGAAATCTATCGTTGTCAGGCGGTTCTTGAAAGAGAACAAACTGGTGCCCAAGATTACGCTCTTGTGAAGTTGGACCGCCCGGTTCGCGGCCACCGCATTTTGACTTTGGCAAAAGACCCGGTGGCAGTGGGTGACACGGTTGTAACCATCGGTCATCCATCCGGCATCCCGACAAAAATCACAGACAACGGCGTTGTTCGTAGTACAAAACCTGAGTTTTTTACGGCGAATCTGGACACTTACGGCGGTAATTCCGGTTCTGCGGTCTTTGATCAAAACACATTGCAAGTTGTTGGTATCTTGGTTCGTGGCGAGAGCGATTTCGTTTATGACCGTGTTAACAAATGCTCTGTCAGCAATCGCTGCCCAGCGGATGGCTGCCGCGGTGAAGATGTAACGAATATCTCTTACATCTCTGAAGCTTTGAAAAAACACTAA
- a CDS encoding outer membrane beta-barrel protein — MKTALFVFCLALLGAKAHAALDYGIELGPRQQSGDIAAWNFSANPQIGFQGGLFAHIPLEAGPTHFRTGILYTQRPLESESNVTGARIKYNLDYLDIPLHFLIKAHEKFGFYFGFNAAINIAKSCSGDPACKVSDVDTPYFPMVFGAAVKFNPKWGLDFYLEGANGSVAWGLGNYKAVGLNLMFSLD; from the coding sequence ATGAAAACAGCTCTTTTTGTTTTTTGCCTAGCGCTCTTAGGAGCAAAAGCTCACGCGGCTCTGGATTACGGCATTGAATTAGGTCCTCGTCAGCAATCAGGTGATATTGCTGCGTGGAATTTCTCGGCAAATCCCCAAATTGGTTTTCAAGGCGGACTTTTTGCACACATTCCTTTAGAAGCGGGCCCGACTCACTTCCGCACCGGGATTTTGTACACGCAACGCCCATTGGAATCTGAAAGCAATGTCACCGGCGCAAGAATTAAATATAATCTCGACTACCTAGATATTCCCCTTCACTTTCTGATTAAAGCGCATGAGAAGTTCGGATTTTATTTCGGCTTTAATGCTGCGATTAATATCGCAAAATCATGCTCGGGAGATCCTGCTTGCAAAGTTTCCGATGTGGATACACCTTACTTCCCAATGGTGTTTGGTGCCGCTGTAAAATTTAATCCGAAGTGGGGCTTGGATTTCTATCTCGAAGGCGCCAATGGTTCCGTCGCTTGGGGACTTGGCAATTACAAAGCCGTCGGCCTCAATTTAATGTTCTCGCTCGACTAG
- a CDS encoding DUF2183 domain-containing protein translates to MKFLVSFLVFVLSFTAQAVTSGQFAGPYGIIRIIAKDFAGNADTDGQVLYEAMDVPVQDSIIGPGKAINSADRGLQFICANRAQAGYECSIFIHPEGYGNVNPIAKSMLYKVTGTQADVYAKVFKTDANGEFHFVSVDGLFQVNLSPGSFEVSFQQMQSSTVVQQGLVVVNVEDTLKIAHIQNFWDSLNYNTNTKKRFMGMAPALQMLARNNPGFQFVYLTRPPELVAGKTERQFVVENRFPRGEFRSYAIDSTAETREGVLRDIMRRTSVKKVILIGHNGSPDPQVFQNVTKEFQSIQFYQYLHLVYSTSAVSELGTVLFPEQTGYVTAAELVVDWQIHQLLDPTESLKFIATMVDRVIAEDPETPRMEEYAIPSFVNCDDFQWRWSTEGDFKVLAPLREHLMNRCHMQAPLAGYSPRNEN, encoded by the coding sequence ATGAAGTTTCTTGTATCTTTCCTAGTATTTGTCTTGAGTTTTACGGCTCAGGCTGTGACGAGCGGTCAATTTGCCGGTCCCTATGGAATTATAAGAATTATCGCCAAAGACTTTGCCGGCAACGCCGACACTGATGGGCAAGTTTTGTACGAAGCAATGGATGTTCCGGTTCAGGACTCCATCATCGGTCCCGGTAAAGCGATCAACTCCGCTGATCGCGGTTTGCAATTCATCTGCGCCAATCGTGCACAAGCTGGTTATGAGTGCTCTATCTTCATTCATCCCGAAGGCTACGGTAATGTAAATCCGATCGCTAAAAGTATGCTTTATAAAGTGACGGGAACTCAGGCGGATGTTTATGCAAAGGTTTTTAAAACGGATGCAAATGGTGAGTTTCACTTCGTTTCTGTCGACGGCCTTTTTCAGGTTAACTTAAGTCCAGGCAGTTTCGAAGTTTCCTTCCAGCAGATGCAATCATCGACAGTCGTTCAGCAGGGACTTGTCGTTGTAAATGTTGAAGACACTTTGAAAATTGCGCACATTCAAAATTTCTGGGATTCACTCAACTATAATACAAATACTAAAAAACGTTTCATGGGAATGGCGCCGGCGTTGCAAATGCTTGCGCGCAATAATCCTGGCTTCCAATTCGTTTACCTGACTCGTCCGCCGGAACTTGTTGCCGGAAAAACCGAGCGTCAGTTTGTGGTTGAAAACAGATTCCCGCGCGGGGAGTTTCGCTCTTACGCTATTGACAGCACCGCTGAAACTCGTGAAGGCGTTTTGCGTGATATCATGCGCAGAACCAGCGTGAAGAAAGTGATCCTGATCGGTCACAACGGCAGTCCGGATCCACAGGTTTTTCAGAACGTCACAAAAGAATTTCAAAGCATTCAGTTCTATCAATACTTGCACCTTGTTTACTCGACCTCGGCAGTTTCAGAGCTTGGCACTGTTCTTTTTCCAGAACAAACTGGATATGTGACGGCGGCGGAGTTGGTGGTGGATTGGCAGATTCATCAACTCCTAGATCCCACCGAGTCCTTGAAGTTCATAGCAACGATGGTGGACCGTGTGATTGCGGAAGACCCTGAAACACCTCGCATGGAGGAGTATGCAATTCCATCCTTTGTCAATTGTGATGATTTCCAATGGCGCTGGTCGACGGAAGGGGATTTCAAGGTCTTGGCTCCGCTTCGCGAACATTTGATGAACCGCTGCCATATGCAAGCGCCGCTTGCGGGATATTCACCGCGAAATGAAAATTAA
- a CDS encoding DUF4423 domain-containing protein produces the protein MGSVYEYECSEEFLSQTLKKISDKNSSFSLRSFSRHLGVSPSHMSRLLKGSNRMSPSLARQVASRLKMSPSATEYFCLLVQMENAKSESHRKEMLRELSLRKRHLGKSVVKNEVFKMISDWHHAAIIVLAKTKGFEGDAKWVSRRLGVSAIKAEIALKRLLELGFLKKDLDGKIRTGAGPDLTTSGDIVSAAIKDNHRQQLALAKEALDSQPIDMREFMNVTLSMDSEKVKKAKTLIRDFIDKFNAEMDIEGSADVFQLNMQFFKLTKP, from the coding sequence GTGGGCTCTGTTTACGAGTACGAGTGTTCAGAAGAATTTCTCAGTCAGACATTGAAGAAGATCTCTGATAAAAACTCTTCTTTTTCCCTGAGATCGTTTTCACGCCATTTAGGAGTCAGTCCCTCGCACATGTCGCGTTTGCTTAAAGGCAGCAATAGAATGTCACCGAGCTTAGCAAGACAGGTTGCTTCAAGACTGAAGATGTCACCAAGTGCGACAGAATATTTCTGCCTACTGGTGCAAATGGAAAATGCCAAGAGCGAAAGTCACCGTAAAGAGATGCTGAGGGAGCTTTCGCTTAGAAAACGCCACCTTGGCAAGAGTGTCGTCAAAAATGAAGTTTTTAAAATGATTTCTGATTGGCATCATGCCGCTATTATTGTGCTTGCGAAAACAAAGGGATTCGAGGGAGATGCTAAGTGGGTTTCGCGACGACTTGGAGTTTCCGCTATAAAAGCAGAAATCGCTTTAAAGCGCTTATTGGAATTGGGGTTTCTTAAGAAGGACCTAGATGGTAAAATCCGCACAGGAGCAGGACCGGACCTCACAACGAGTGGAGACATCGTCTCTGCGGCGATTAAAGACAATCACCGCCAGCAGTTAGCTCTTGCAAAAGAAGCGCTTGATTCTCAGCCCATTGATATGCGGGAATTTATGAATGTCACTCTTTCGATGGACTCAGAAAAAGTTAAAAAAGCTAAAACTTTGATTCGCGATTTTATCGATAAATTCAATGCAGAGATGGATATAGAAGGCAGTGCAGACGTTTTTCAGCTCAATATGCAATTTTTTAAACTGACGAAGCCTTAA